Proteins encoded in a region of the Prochlorococcus marinus CUG1416 genome:
- a CDS encoding HD domain-containing protein, whose product MSIKRIFHDPIHKEIVFNSEKPEELMIMELIDTIAFQRLRRIKQLGAASLLFHGAESSRFTHSIGVFCIARKIYQRLIESKSLFCENKFVLYGAALLHDLGHGPLSHTSEAIFDHNHEQWSQNLVKDYSPINSILKNYDNELPRQIGELFGSKQLFSKPLKTLISSEIDCDRLDYLLRDSYNTGTKYGLVDLERIISGLTFSPDGNIAIKPKGVIAIEHFLVLRNLMYRTIYNHRINEISTWILEKIISTIKHNFEKKIWIDRSLYKWIFSPQNLDFDDFIKNDDITFYYHLIRWKDESFEPLSTLCKMFIDRDLLKASDISFLSKIDRLKILAFARKLCEKNNYDSEIFCGIKERSFKGFESNNALKIWDGTYQNSLEDSSALIKTLMKSEESSLIIYPKEIKSEIINKISVIKNNP is encoded by the coding sequence ATGAGTATTAAAAGAATATTTCATGATCCAATTCACAAAGAAATAGTATTTAATTCAGAGAAGCCAGAAGAATTAATGATTATGGAATTAATTGATACAATTGCTTTTCAAAGATTAAGAAGAATAAAACAATTAGGTGCGGCATCATTACTTTTTCATGGTGCAGAATCGAGCAGATTTACTCACTCAATTGGCGTTTTTTGTATCGCAAGAAAAATATATCAGAGATTAATTGAAAGTAAATCTTTATTTTGTGAAAATAAATTTGTTCTTTATGGAGCAGCTCTATTACATGATTTAGGTCATGGTCCTTTGAGCCATACCAGTGAAGCAATATTCGATCACAATCACGAACAATGGTCTCAAAACTTAGTTAAAGATTATTCTCCAATTAATTCAATACTCAAAAATTATGACAACGAATTACCTAGACAAATCGGGGAATTATTTGGATCAAAACAACTATTTTCAAAACCTTTAAAAACATTGATTAGCAGTGAAATAGATTGCGATCGTCTCGATTATCTTTTACGCGACAGTTACAATACAGGTACCAAATATGGCTTAGTAGATTTAGAGAGAATTATTTCAGGTCTTACTTTTTCACCTGATGGAAATATTGCAATCAAACCAAAAGGAGTTATCGCTATTGAGCATTTCTTAGTACTAAGAAACTTAATGTATAGAACCATCTACAATCACAGAATAAACGAAATATCAACATGGATTCTGGAAAAAATAATATCCACAATAAAACATAATTTTGAAAAGAAAATATGGATAGATAGATCACTTTATAAATGGATATTTTCACCTCAAAATCTCGATTTTGATGATTTCATAAAAAATGATGACATAACTTTTTATTATCATTTAATTAGATGGAAAGATGAATCTTTCGAGCCGCTTTCTACTCTATGCAAAATGTTTATTGATAGAGATTTGTTAAAGGCATCAGACATAAGTTTTTTAAGTAAGATAGATAGGCTAAAAATCCTTGCATTTGCAAGGAAATTATGTGAAAAGAATAATTATGATTCAGAAATATTTTGTGGAATCAAAGAAAGATCTTTTAAAGGTTTTGAATCTAACAATGCTTTAAAAATATGGGATGGAACTTATCAAAACTCATTAGAAGATAGTTCTGCATTAATAAAAACTTTAATGAAATCTGAAGAGAGTTCCCTTATTATTTACCCCAAGGAAATCAAAAGTGAGATTATCAATAAAATTTCAGTTATAAAAAATAATCCCTAA
- the ctpZ gene encoding carboxyl-terminal processing protease CtpZ: MNSSFNKLLTFKILITVLMVSIFSTNFLCIERVDALSDSKQLVLDAWTLVNEGFYDPEKFDEIQWKRIRQKTLQKQIETSEEAYSAIEDMLRPLDDPYTRILRPKDYELLKSSNFGSEINGVGLQLGDDDNSNKIKVISTLGGSPAEEAGIVSGDFIDKVDGVSSEELGLANTASKLRGESGTKVLVEITSESGDIKEVDLERRSVDLRPVRTKRLRDDSHTIGYLRITQFSESVPKKVEEALQELKEKEVEGLILDLRNNSGGLVSSGIAVADSLLSERPIVETKNRNGIKDAIISQKETSFDGPMVTLVNKGTASASEILAGSLQDNDRSILMGEQTYGKGLIQSLKSLGEDSGIAITVASYLTPKGNNIQGQGMKPDKLLDLPDVSEYGSSDDKWVRNAELFLDSLLEKEEVSTKTIELNNEVI, encoded by the coding sequence ATGAATTCATCTTTTAACAAACTTTTAACATTCAAAATATTGATCACTGTATTAATGGTCAGCATTTTTTCTACCAATTTTTTATGCATTGAAAGAGTGGATGCTCTCAGTGATAGCAAGCAATTAGTACTTGATGCTTGGACCTTGGTAAATGAGGGATTTTATGACCCAGAAAAGTTTGATGAAATCCAATGGAAGAGAATTAGGCAAAAAACATTACAGAAACAAATTGAAACAAGTGAAGAGGCTTATTCGGCAATTGAAGACATGTTAAGGCCTCTAGACGATCCTTATACAAGAATCTTACGCCCAAAAGATTATGAACTATTGAAATCAAGTAATTTTGGCAGTGAGATTAATGGTGTTGGGCTTCAATTAGGTGATGATGATAATAGTAATAAAATCAAGGTTATATCTACTCTTGGGGGATCACCAGCCGAAGAAGCTGGAATAGTTAGCGGGGATTTTATAGATAAAGTAGATGGAGTTTCATCAGAAGAATTAGGCCTTGCAAATACTGCTTCTAAATTAAGAGGTGAATCAGGAACTAAAGTTTTAGTTGAAATAACTTCGGAATCAGGAGACATTAAGGAGGTAGATTTAGAAAGGAGATCAGTAGACCTCAGGCCAGTTAGAACAAAACGATTAAGAGACGATTCTCATACAATAGGATATTTAAGGATCACTCAATTTAGTGAAAGCGTACCCAAAAAGGTTGAAGAAGCTCTTCAAGAGTTAAAAGAGAAAGAGGTTGAAGGATTGATCTTAGATCTTAGGAATAATTCAGGCGGACTAGTAAGCTCAGGAATAGCAGTTGCAGATTCATTATTGAGTGAGAGACCAATAGTAGAGACTAAAAATAGAAATGGAATCAAAGATGCAATCATTTCTCAAAAAGAGACATCTTTTGATGGCCCAATGGTAACTTTGGTGAATAAAGGGACTGCGAGTGCAAGTGAAATACTTGCAGGTTCTCTACAAGATAACGACAGATCAATTCTCATGGGAGAACAGACCTATGGGAAAGGTTTAATTCAATCCCTAAAAAGTTTAGGAGAAGACAGTGGAATAGCCATTACAGTAGCTAGTTATTTAACTCCCAAAGGTAATAATATCCAAGGACAAGGCATGAAACCTGATAAGTTACTCGATCTTCCGGATGTAAGTGAATATGGAAGTTCTGACGATAAATGGGTAAGAAATGCAGAATTATTTTTGGATTCACTTCTAGAAAAAGAAGAAGTTTCGACTAAGACGATTGAATTAAACAATGAAGTAATATAA
- the petB gene encoding cytochrome b6, producing the protein MANSSSVYDWFQERLEIQDITDDVTSKYVPPHVNIFYCLGGITLVCFLIQFATGFAMTFYYKPTVTQAYSSVSYLMTDVSFGWLIRSVHRWSASMMVLMLILHVFRVYLTGGFKRPRELTWVTGVVMAVITVAFGVTGYSLPWDQVGYWAVKIVSGVPAAIPVIGDFMVELLRGGESVGQSTLTRFYSLHTFVLPWSLAVFMLMHFLMIRKQGISGPL; encoded by the coding sequence ATGGCTAATTCTTCATCTGTTTATGACTGGTTTCAAGAAAGGCTTGAAATTCAAGACATAACTGACGACGTAACTTCCAAGTACGTACCCCCTCACGTAAATATTTTTTATTGTTTAGGAGGCATAACTTTAGTATGCTTCCTAATTCAATTTGCAACAGGTTTTGCAATGACTTTTTACTATAAGCCAACAGTGACACAAGCCTATAGTTCAGTCAGTTATTTGATGACCGATGTAAGTTTTGGATGGTTAATAAGATCTGTTCATAGATGGAGTGCATCTATGATGGTTTTGATGTTAATCCTTCATGTTTTCAGGGTTTATCTTACCGGGGGGTTTAAAAGGCCAAGAGAACTTACTTGGGTTACAGGTGTTGTAATGGCAGTCATAACAGTTGCTTTCGGTGTCACAGGCTATTCTTTGCCTTGGGATCAAGTTGGTTATTGGGCAGTCAAGATTGTTTCAGGTGTACCTGCTGCAATACCAGTAATTGGTGATTTTATGGTTGAACTACTTAGAGGTGGAGAAAGTGTTGGACAATCAACTCTTACGAGATTCTATAGTCTTCATACTTTCGTATTGCCATGGTCGTTAGCAGTTTTCATGTTGATGCATTTTCTAATGATTCGTAAACAGGGTATTTCAGGTCCCTTATAA
- the petD gene encoding cytochrome b6-f complex subunit IV, with protein sequence MSTLKKPDLSDPKLRAKLAKGMGHNYYGEPAWPNDLLYIFPVVILGTIACVVGLAVLDPAMLGDKANPFATPLEILPEWYLYPVFQILRVVPNKLLGIALQTLIPLGLMILPFIENVNKFSNPFRRPIAMSVFLFGTFLTIYLGIGACLPIDKSLTLGLF encoded by the coding sequence ATGTCTACGTTAAAAAAACCAGATCTATCTGATCCAAAATTAAGAGCAAAGTTAGCTAAAGGTATGGGCCATAATTATTATGGGGAACCAGCTTGGCCAAATGATTTATTATATATATTCCCAGTAGTGATTTTAGGTACTATTGCATGCGTAGTGGGATTAGCAGTTCTAGATCCTGCAATGTTAGGAGACAAAGCAAATCCATTCGCGACCCCCTTAGAAATACTTCCTGAATGGTACCTCTATCCAGTTTTTCAAATTCTTAGGGTAGTTCCTAATAAACTTTTGGGTATTGCACTTCAAACATTAATTCCACTTGGATTAATGATTTTACCCTTCATTGAAAACGTTAATAAATTCTCTAATCCCTTTAGAAGACCAATTGCGATGTCTGTTTTCTTGTTTGGAACTTTTCTAACAATATATCTTGGTATAGGTGCATGCTTACCTATTGATAAATCACTAACTTTAGGATTGTTTTAG